AAAGAATCATCCTCTGGAACAGATATGCAATCACCCCTTTCTCTTGTTTCTTCATAAGTAGCTTCAGACAAGGAATTATTAGTCTCCATAATCTGTTGAATGGGAGGGACATCACATACCTCATTGTTTGCAGTGCCATCAGTATCGTGCTCCCCCTCTCCTTGATTCTCCTGCTGAGACTTGTCTATCATAGGTATCAAGAATGAACTACCAGGAATTTTCTCTTCACTGGGGTTCTCCCCCTCACGATTAATTCCACGAGGAACACTAGTAACTGAAGGATAAAATGGTTCATTTCCCAGAATGTGACATCCATACTTACAAAGAATCTCTTCTCTGCGGGGCTCCAACAACGATAACCTTTCTGAGTGGATGAATATCCCAAGAATATACACCTGATAGCCCTCGGATCAAGCTTCCCTGCTGAATTTCTATAATCCTGAACAAAACATGTGCAGCCAAATATTTTCGGAGGGACAGTGAAGGCATTAGCTCCAATCAAACATTCCATTGGAGTTTTATGAGCAAGAACTCTCGAGGGCATGCGATTTATGAGATAAGCCGCTGTTTTTACGGCTTCACTCCAGAAAAATTTAGGCACATTCATCTCAAACATAAGTGATCTGGCAACTTCCAATAAGTGCCTATTCTTTCGTTCCGCAACTCCATTTTGGGCAGCAGTATTAACACACGAAGTTTGATGCATAATACCATGTGAAGACAAGAAATTATCGAAATCTCTGTTAACGTACTCAGTGCCATTATCTGTACGAAGTACTTTTACCCTGGCACTGTACTGATTACCCACCAAAGCAGAAAAATCTTTAAAAGCAGAAAAAACTTCACTTTTATGCTTAAGCGGATATAACCAAGTACATCTACTAAAACCATCAATAAAGGTTACATACCAACGCTCTCCTAATACAGAGGTTACAACTGAAGGACCCCACACATCGGAGTGCACTACCTCAAAAGGTTCTTTACTTCTTTCGTTCGTGCTAGGATAGTTAGTGCGTGTGTGCTTAGCTAACTCACACACGTCACACAAAAGGTATTCCTTGTTGCAGGATGCAAATAAAGAAGGATACATACGTCCTAGAGACTGGAATGATGGATGTCCAAGCCTCCGGTGAAGTAGCAACAATTCACTGGTAGCCAAGGTACAAGTAGTACTGAGTGCAAGTGAAGCTGCTGCATTATCAAGATAAATACAAGCCTTCACGCTCGGTGCCAGTCCCAAGTACTTTTCCTGTCTTCAGATgcaaaaacacacaaaaatcaAGTTCAAATATAGCTCTACACCTCAATGACTTGGTGAGTGAGCTGACCGACAACAGATTCACAGGAAAATTAGGCACATGTAGAACAGAGTCTAAGGGTAGAGATGATGTACAACTAATGGTTCCACAACCCATTGTAGGTGCCGAGGATCCATCAGCTATGCAAACTTTCTCCCTTCCGGACCGAGGTGTATACGATGAAAAATACTTTGATAGCCCAGCCATATGATTAGTAGCACCTGAATCAATAACCCATGGAGTAAGTAAATGATTCACACCTTTTCCCACTTGGGTGCTTGAGGTAGCTTCGCTAGGATTATCTGCATCAGCGGTCATGAGTTTGGCCTTGAATTCCTCTAGCGCTGTGACTTGAGGTGCTACATTTACCTGCTGTTTGCCTGCAGATGCACTGAAAGGGACTCGATCTGGCTTTCTTTCAAGGTTACCTGCAGCCGCGAATCTAGTATTCTGCCTTTGCTGCCACCCAGGAGGATAACCCACTAACTcgaaacaattttttttttatgtgccCTGGTTTCTTGCAATGGTCGCATATCACTCTGGTTCTCTTGTAATCAAACTTAACAGCATTAGCTTGATCATTCTTAGGAACAGCCAAAGATTTGTCTGGAGTGTGAAATGACAATGCAGCTCGAGCATCAACATTAACATATGGAACCACCACTTGATTTTCTAACCTGGTTTCCTCCTCAAGGGTGCTAGAAATAGTCTGATCTAAAGTACTCCAGTCTGGTGTTGTCCATAACATCTGAGCTCGCAGACTAAATTCCGGATTCAGTCCTTCAAGAAATATTTGCACAAGTACCGGCTCAACCACTCCTTCAAGAGAGACAAATCCCTAGGATCATGTGGCTTGAATGGTCTAAAAAACTCAAGGTCTTGATAGAGCTTCTTGAGTCCCCCTGCATACTCTGTCACTGATTTCTGGTCTTGCTTAAGATGCATCATCTCGTGTAGTATCCTGCTGACCTGCATTTTGTTTGATTTTCCAGAAAATTGTTTCTCAATATTTTTCCAAACTTTGGCTGCTGTTTGAAAATTCTCTACTTGCTCCCGAACAGTTTTCTCCATAGAACTTAGGAGCCAAACCATTACCTTCTTTTGGTTCTGCTCCCATTGTTCCTGAGCAGCATCTTCAGGCTTCTTACTATCTTCTTCAAGAAAATGCTGTAGAACATGTGCTCCCAAGATTAACTCAGTACCGTGCCCAGCTGAAATAGTCACCGGGGCCGCTAAGCTTCACTGGATTTGGCTCTAGCATAGCCTTCACCCCTTCAGACGTAACACCACTACCAGACTTCGCCTGGGCTTGCTCCATCAACAGGGCTAGCATTTTTTGCATACTATCACATAATTTCTCCACACTCTTGTCTCCCATCATTTCTAACAGAACTTAATCACAAGGAATCAAGCTGAACCAAATGGGGCAAATTCTTGACAGCCTCAGACCCATGAATCGCAAAGGATTCAACTTAATCTGAAGCAAAGCAGGGCAAAGAGGTTCCAACAAAAAACTCCACGGACAGATCAAGAAGAAATACCTCAGAACCAAGCTGAATCGCTTCCTTTCTCAGCAATCATCCGACGAACACCAACCTGTCCACAGTGCCACACTCACTGCCGCAAATCACCACAATCTGCCACAATCTGACTCGTCGGCCTCATCACGGATCTGcctgctctgataccatgtcgAATCTCACCTCCTAAACCATCTAAATCAAGCAAATCAGCAGATATCAAAGATTTAGGGTAGTGAGCAGTGAGCTGgacgggagagagaggaaTATCGATGAACTGAGGCTTATCCTCTCCGTTTTCTATTCCATCCCCTTTTCAGGGTTTTTACATTTACATTATCCACCTTATGACATTCTATATTTACACTTAGGTACAGCACATCTCAACAGTGATAACTCTTCCTGTATCAAGTATCAACTGCGACGGTAGACATATTTTATGGGAACTTAATTTACAACGTACAGAGGTTCCTTTGGTTTCATCTCAGGCTAGAACCGGCCGGCAAGCGAAACAACCTAgtagagggagagggagctagctagctgggtCGGCCAGCCGGCATGTCCTGTGTCTTGTCGCTTGTTACTAAAAATTGGAATTAATTCATAAACTCTAACCCTGCCAACCATCCCATGATAGAGGGAGGGAAAGGGAAGTATTGTAGCACTAGCTCAGCCAACCATCCCATGACCGTGCCTCTCATCTTCTTCGATCCTTCCTTGTTTGCTTCAGTAGCAGCCGGTGGGAAGAGATGACGACAGAAGCAGGCTACACCGGTGCGTGGCATGGCAGCCCACAACAGCGATTCCGACCGGTTTCTGAGTATATTACCAGCTAAGTACCCTGTTTTTGATTTGGTTAATTCTCTTGCTCTGCTCAGCCATCGGAGTCGTCGCAGTCGTGGTGTTAGGCGCGTTTGTCGTGGGGGCGCTCTTTTACATGTATAGATGCGCCAAGTGGTGTCTCAAGAGATCGCGCTCTATGGACGAATCAAcggtggcagcggcgccggcggcgatggcgacgacGATGACACAGCACTATGCGGTGTTGCCGGACGACGTGATGAAACACGCCACTGTCGAGAGGTTTCTCGGGGAGATCGCCGGCGAGAGGCCCATCCGGTTCACTCTGGAGCAGCTCTCGGGGTTCACGCATAACTACTCGGCCCGGCTTGGCTCCGGTGGGTTCGGCGCCGTATACAAGGGCATGCTCCCTAACGGCCTCCTTGTCACCGTGAAGCGCCTccacgccacccacgacgagAAGACTTCCCAGGGGCAGTTCATGGCGGAGGTGGGCACCATCGGGAGGACCCACCACATCAACCTTGTCAGACTCTTGGGCTTCTGCTTCGACGACACCGTGCTCGCCCTGGTGTACGAGTTCATGGACAATGGCTCGCTCGATGCCTACCTCTTTGACCGGGGTCATGTCGTCGGCCTCCCTAAACGTCGTGACATTGCTGTCGGCTTTGCTAGGGGCTTCCGGTACCTACATGAGGAGTGCAGGCAGAAGATCATCCACTACGACATCAAGGCCGGGAACGTCCTCCTCGATAGCGGCCTCACACCCAAGGTGGCTGACTTCGGGCTAGCGCGGTTGGTGAACCGCATGGACACACATGTCTCAGTGTCTTGTGTTCGTGGCACCCCTGGGTATGCCGCACCCGAGATGTGGATGCAATCGGGCATCACGGAGAAGTGTGATATTTACAGCTTCGGCATGCTACTACTGGAGATCATCGGTCAGAGGCGAAACTTTGACCAGACCATGACGGAGAGCCAGCAGTGGTTCCCCAAGCTGGCATGGACCAAGTATGAGACTGGTGAGTTAATGAAACTCGTTGTGCCGCTGGCACACTGTGACCAGAATGGCGTGCCTGCGGCGAATGAGGTGCCCCAACCACAACTATGCATGGAGCTGTGGGAGAGGATGTGCAAGGTGGCATTCTGGTGCGTGCAACAACAGCCGTCAGTGAGACCACAGATGAGTGAAGTGGTCAAGAtgcttgagggtgagatggaCATTGCTGGGCCGGCAAACCCATTCCAACATCTGGCACTAAAATGATACTGCCACCTCACATCCAAGATATAAGTCCTTTTAGAAGCAGAGCCAATCAAGTATTCTATGTTTGACCACGAATTGGTGGATCGAATTACTTGCACGGAAAGCATCAAATTGATATCGGATCTGCTAATCctcagtcgcctgagaaaGGTTATTTCCCACTCGATCAGATTTGTGTGGAGGTAGAGAAATTTATAAGTAGGGTAAGGGCTAACTTCTAATATTGACGGTTGGTTGGTGTTGTGGTTAGATCAACACTACAGTTTTAGAAGGTTGCAGGTTCGATACTTGgtgtccaattttttttatttgtctttcttttttcttctttcttttggttttcttatgTATTAtatattgcttttttttttatcgctctctcactctctcttcgtttttcttgttttatttttatttaatttgCCACTCTAACTTAAGAACGAGTAGCTACAGTAAATTTCAGAGATAGCAGCTAGTTGTTCGTAACATTTAACcgagattttatttttttgatgaGGTTTCAGATATCGGGTGACTCCTTAGCCGTTGAATGTGTCGTTTCTTTTTTGGAAATACACAAAAccatttatttttcatgttgtTTAAGATTTATTTTTATGCCTAACACAATGTATTAGTGTTCGTATCACTTACACTTACTTTAGTAGTAGAATTGAGCGTCCATCCCATGGACATTCACGTGTCAACAATGTGAAATCTTTTTcatttaaaattatttttttgttaaaatatcCTTCccatttcacctgcaatttttggGATCGCGCATAAACTTTTACctcaatttttagaatcgcgc
This is a stretch of genomic DNA from Brachypodium distachyon strain Bd21 chromosome 1, Brachypodium_distachyon_v3.0, whole genome shotgun sequence. It encodes these proteins:
- the LOC100830280 gene encoding G-type lectin S-receptor-like serine/threonine-protein kinase At1g34300 encodes the protein MYRCAKWCLKRSRSMDESTVAAAPAAMATTMTQHYAVLPDDVMKHATVERFLGEIAGERPIRFTLEQLSGFTHNYSARLGSGGFGAVYKGMLPNGLLVTVKRLHATHDEKTSQGQFMAEVGTIGRTHHINLVRLLGFCFDDTVLALVYEFMDNGSLDAYLFDRGHVVGLPKRRDIAVGFARGFRYLHEECRQKIIHYDIKAGNVLLDSGLTPKVADFGLARLVNRMDTHVSVSCVRGTPGYAAPEMWMQSGITEKCDIYSFGMLLLEIIGQRRNFDQTMTESQQWFPKLAWTKYETGELMKLVVPLAHCDQNGVPAANEVPQPQLCMELWERMCKVAFWCVQQQPSVRPQMSEVVKMLEGEMDIAGPANPFQHLALK